Part of the Cereibacter sphaeroides 2.4.1 genome, CGAAACAGTGGCTCGCCGACGAGGGCTACGATCCGGTCTATGGCGCGCGTCCGCTGAAGCGCGTGATCCAGCGCCATCTGCAGGATCCGCTGGCCGAGATGATCCTCGCGGGCGACGTGCTCGACGGGTCGGTCGTGCAGGTCAGTGCCGGTGCCGACGGGCTCATCATCGGCGACCGGGTCTCCTCGTCGCGGCGCGAGCGGCCGCAGGACGCCGTGGTCCACTGATGGCCTGAAGAAACGGGCCCGCTCCAGATCGGAGCGGGCCCGCGCTGCTGCGGCTGCCGGTCAGGCGCCCGGCATCAGCACGCCGTCGATCACATGGATCACCCCGTTCGACGCGTCCACATCCGGCTGCGAGATCGACACGCCATTCACCTTCGGGCCGCCTTCGAGCGTGACGGTGAGCGCGCCGCCCTCCACCGTCTCGGCGGTCATGCCTTCCGTCAGATCCGAGGACATCACCTCGCCCGGCACGACGTGATAGGTCAGGATCTCGGTCAGCTTCTCCTTGTTCTCGGGCTTCAGCAGATCCTCGACCGTGCCCTCGGGCAGGGCCGCGAAGGCCGCATCCGTCGGCGCGAAGACGGTGAAGGGGCCGTCGCCCTTCAGCGTATCGACGAGCCCCGCGGCCTCGGCCGCGGTGAGGAGCGTGGTGAAGCTGCCCGCGCCGGTGGCGGTCTCCACGATGTCTCCGGTTTCGGCGAAGGCAGGTGCCGCGAGCAGTCCGAGCGAAAGGGCGAGAAGGGTCTTGCGCATCGTTCCAGTCCTCCTGTGGGTCGTGCCGTGCTTGGCCTGCAGGCTACGCAGAAGGCGGCTCCGGCGGATGAGCCGGCGGGACGAAGCGTGATCGCGCGTGATCGGCCGTGAGCGCCATCCCCGCTTCGTGATGGGCGGAGGCTTTGAAAACGGGCGCGCGCCATGCACCTTAGGGAAGCGGCAAGGGAGGAACAGGATGCGCAGGCTCGGATGGTCGGATGTGACGCCCAGGGCGGATTGGCTGAACCGGCGGCAGATCCTCGCAGGGGCGGGGGCGCTGGGGCTGGCGGGGCCCGCCTTCGCCCGGATCGAAGCGAAGGCCAGCCGCTTCTCGACGGACGAGAAGCCCAATAGCTTCGAGGAGATCTCGAACTACAACAACTTCTATGAATTCGGCCTCGACAAGGGCGATCCGGCGCAGAATGCCGGCGCCCTGACCGTGGATCCCTGGTCGGTCGAGATCGGCGGCCTCGTCGAGCGTCCCGGCTCCTATCCGCTCGACGACATCCTGAAGGGCGTGACGCTCGAGGAGCGGATCTACCGGCTGCGCTGCGTCGAGGGCTGGTCGATGGTGGTGCCCTGGATCGGGTTCGAGCTGC contains:
- a CDS encoding fasciclin domain-containing protein, which translates into the protein MRKTLLALSLGLLAAPAFAETGDIVETATGAGSFTTLLTAAEAAGLVDTLKGDGPFTVFAPTDAAFAALPEGTVEDLLKPENKEKLTEILTYHVVPGEVMSSDLTEGMTAETVEGGALTVTLEGGPKVNGVSISQPDVDASNGVIHVIDGVLMPGA